In Candidatus Chlorohelix allophototropha, one DNA window encodes the following:
- a CDS encoding NAD-dependent epimerase/dehydratase family protein → MKTIAITGVTGFIGSKLAEYFAERGYRLIGFGRREPLKPALLERYIHWDITEGALQLDEEVDVVLHCAGNVSDWDTHEVMYRVNVEGTRNVLETFKKARQFVYVSTASVYDLHHNSSWLTEDAPYPQQYLNAYATTKMEAEMAIKQYGRTNAVIVRPHIVYGPGDTSILPRLLEARRFGRFLVVGDGSNLLSITYIENFCRAIDLIIQRDFEFEIFNLADAYTGTVNEILAAFKQSLNFNEKMLHIDKRLALLGGTVLEKLFRLLRRKQPPLITPFVVAQMASGYRLDISKACAMLGYCPEYDFYRGFEELKKWLDNSNSADIRPLAENSRVN, encoded by the coding sequence TTGAAAACAATTGCTATTACGGGAGTTACCGGCTTTATCGGTAGTAAATTAGCTGAATATTTTGCCGAGCGCGGCTATCGTCTGATCGGTTTTGGTAGGCGCGAACCGCTAAAGCCTGCTTTGTTAGAACGGTACATACATTGGGATATTACCGAAGGAGCGTTACAACTGGACGAAGAGGTGGATGTAGTTTTGCATTGCGCGGGCAATGTTTCAGACTGGGATACACATGAGGTAATGTACCGGGTTAATGTGGAAGGTACTCGCAATGTGCTAGAAACTTTCAAGAAAGCCCGCCAATTTGTATATGTCAGTACCGCCAGCGTATATGACCTACACCATAATAGCAGTTGGCTAACTGAGGATGCGCCTTATCCTCAGCAGTATCTAAACGCTTATGCCACCACCAAGATGGAAGCTGAAATGGCAATCAAGCAGTATGGGCGCACGAACGCGGTAATCGTGCGTCCGCATATCGTTTACGGACCCGGCGATACCAGTATTCTCCCGCGTTTGCTCGAAGCCCGCCGCTTTGGGCGTTTCCTCGTAGTTGGCGATGGTAGCAATTTGCTTTCCATTACTTACATTGAGAATTTTTGCCGGGCAATTGATTTGATTATTCAACGCGATTTTGAGTTTGAAATTTTCAATCTGGCGGACGCTTACACCGGAACTGTCAATGAAATTCTGGCGGCGTTTAAGCAATCGCTGAATTTCAATGAGAAGATGCTACATATAGACAAGCGTCTTGCACTGCTAGGGGGTACAGTCTTGGAAAAGCTTTTCCGGCTACTGCGCCGGAAGCAACCGCCGCTCATTACCCCTTTCGTGGTAGCGCAGATGGCTTCAGGCTATCGGCTGGATATTTCCAAAGCATGCGCTATGCTAGGCTATTGCCCTGAGTACGATTTCTACCGAGGATTTGAGGAACTAAAGAAGTGGCTGGATAATTCAAATTCTGCCGATATTCGCCCATTAGCGGAAAATTCTAGGGTGAATTAG